From a single Anabas testudineus chromosome 5, fAnaTes1.2, whole genome shotgun sequence genomic region:
- the rabif gene encoding guanine nucleotide exchange factor MSS4, which yields MDNNQQDKDNTDRSDLVSEDGKNSKSVLCQRCGSKVLCPGMAAFAEKELFLPSMRKKSGLSSTDGSVDGDTLTAHWLVDDMYTFENVGFTHDVGRIKYLICADCEIGPIGLHCLDDKKSFYIALERVNHA from the exons ATGGACAATAATCAACAGGACAAAGACAACACGGATCGGTCAGACCTGGTGTCTGAGGACGGCAAGAACAGCAAGTCTGTGCTGTGTCAGCGCTGCGGATCCAAGGTCCTGTGTCCGGGGATGGCTGCGTTTGCAGAGAAAGAG CTGTTCCTACCATCCATGCGGAAAAAGAGCGGCCTCAGCAGCACAGACGGCTCAGTGGATGGCGACACTTTGACTGCCCACTGGTTAGTGGACGACATGTACACTTTTGAGAATGTGGGCTTCACTCATGACGTGGGGAGAATCAAGTATCTCATCTGCGCAGACTGTGAGATTGGACCAATTGGCTTGCACTGTTTGGATGACAAGAAAAGTTTCTACATTGCTTTGGAAAGGGTGAATCATGCATAG
- the adipor1a gene encoding adiponectin receptor protein 1a: MSGRNGSASDADCRISEDCRVPDVELMELGPLLEDGGGRQTASKSVNPEGAEMLGDEEEEDDEVGEVLTLPLQAHHAMEKMEEFVHKVWEGRWRVIPFHVLPEWLKDNDYLLHGHRPPMPSFRACFGSIFRIHTETGNIWTHLLGLILFLCLGTLTMLRPNIYFMAPLQEKVVFGMFFLGAVLCLSFSWLFHTVYCHSEKVSRTFSKLDYSGIALLIMGSFVPWLYYSFYCSPQPRLIYLTIVCVLGIAAIIVAQWDRFSTPRHRPTRAGVFMGLGLSGIVPTMHFTIEEGFVKATTVGQMGWFYLMGAMYITGAGLYAARIPERYFPGKCDIWFHSHQIFHVLVVAAAFIHFYGVSNLQEFRYGLEGGCTDDSLL, from the exons ATGTCAGGCCGAAACGGGTCTGCAAGTGATGCAGACTGCCGGATCTCTGAGGACTGCCGTGTCCCAGATGTTGAGCTGATGGAGCTCGGGCCACTACTGGAGGATGGAGGGGGGCGACAGACAGCCTCTAAAAGTGTTAATCCAGAG GGAGCGGAAATGCTTGGTgacgaggaagaagaggatgatgaggTGGGAGAGGTCCTAACTTTACCACTTCAAGCTCACCACGCTATGGAGAAAATGGAGGAATTTGTACACAAG GTCTGGGAGGGGCGCTGGAGGGTCATTCCTTTTCATGTCTTGCCAGAGTGGCTAAAGGACAATGATTACCTCCTGCATGGACATCGACCCCCCATGCCCTCTTTCCGGGCTTGTTTTGGAAGCATCTTCAGAATTCACACTGAGACAGGAAACATTTGGACTCACCTGTTGG gGCTGATCTTATTCCTTTGCCTGGGAACCTTGACCATGTTGCGGcccaatatatattttatggcCCCGCTGCAAGAAAAAGTGGTGTTTGGGATGTTCTTCCTGGGAGCCGTGCTCTGCCTCAGTTTCTCCTGGCTTTTTCATACCGTCTACTGCCACTCTGAAAAAGTGTCTCGCACTTTCTCTAA GCTTGACTATTCAGGCATTGCCCTCCTCATCATGGGCTCCTTCGTGCCGTGGCTGTACTACTCGTTCTACTGTTCCCCTCAGCCTCGACTTATCTACCTCACCATTGTATGTGTCCTCGGCATTGCTGCCATCATAGTGGCCCAGTGGGACCGATTCTCTACACCTCGTCACAGACCTACAAGAGCAG GTGTGTTCATGGGACTTGGACTAAGCGGCATTGTCCCCACCATGCACTTCACCATTGAGGAGGGCTTTGTTAAGGCTACCACAGTTGGCCAGATGGGCTGGTTCTACCTGATGGGTGCAATGTATATCACTGGTGCTGGTCTTTATGCAGCTAGGATCCCTGAACGCTATTTCCCTGGAAAGTGCGACATCTGG TTCCATTCCCATCAGATATTTCACGTTCTGGTTGTGGCAGCAGCTTTCATCCATTTTTACGGCGTTTCCAACCTGCAGGAGTTTCGCTATGGCCTCGAGGGAGGATGCACAGATGACTCACTACTCTGA
- the inavab gene encoding innate immunity activator b isoform X1: protein MEGNGEISDTDSGIILHSGSDSPTTHTKDVTTHTRAMKLKHQALQDRLELCILELKKVCIREAELTGRLSDDYPLLPGEKPPQIRRRIGAAFKLDAQSFPQGTESHTLVDAELALQMKIYEAARKLCEEDHPSKAVKRSRLQQYKREENKLKQLQEKAFQLRLEHGRSSPLPAFNIAQPDLGTSDDSSLSDSVVQDEEVTSQSSQPSSGLPCPGETDPPQPPPVPSHSSVDGSYMSPSVVTQPLPLTPSHSPHPNHDSSLSLTSSPIYDPPPIQHSPWTESSLDQPYEKNKKSRSSSKTSSPAKSELLPPLETCLAQSGLPLQLSHLKLSRTQSNSTPSTPELRVHRQLSLRLSNPEAAFERDRGRTRGPRRRLTEYGITLPESPSPAASYGSHASSEDSNSEHSFTSYNSSPCQESPCDFPKKHHSAFPHSSPVGSYGPQALPHTGYYLSARPQYSPTIHRAFCNKEMLYPPDLDMTHSYYAQRAPSPSNRYDYCYQDSAMSHQRRQRPPDIRLSPSPAQWDYPLYHPSDLPKHVVNEQLKSWHRRSQLRSPRSHSLDRQGAVRLKNASFRESTNYQNPLYHEQVFQRRDLQRAADDTKRHWVGEDGSHFASQV from the exons ATGGAAGGCAACGGAGAGATCAGTGACACAGATAGTGGCATCATCCTTCACTCag GCTCAGACAGTCCAACAACGCATACAAAAGATGTGACCACACATACACGGGCCATGAAGCTCAAACACCAGGCTCTCCAAGACCGGCTGGAGCTCTGCATTCTGGAGCTAAAGAAAGTTTGCATCCGAGAAGCT GAGTTGACAGGGCGACTTTCAGATGATTACCCTCTGCTGCCAGGAGAGAAACCTCCACAGATTCGCAGACGCATTGGCGCTGCTTTTAAACTGGATGCACAAAGTTTCCCTCAAGGAACAGAG TCACACACTCTAGTTGATGCCGAGTTGGCGCTTCAGATGAAAATATACGAGGCAGCCAGGAAGCTCTGCGAGGAGGATCACCCGAGTAAGGCTGTTAAGAGGAGTCGTTTACAGCAGTacaagagagaagagaataaaCTCAAACAGCTACAAGAGAAGGCCTTTCAGCTGCGACTGGAGCATGGCCGCTCATCACCACTCCCTGCTTTTAATATTGCACAACCAG atcttGGCACATCTGATGACAGTTCTCTGTCTGATTCTGTAGTGCAAGATGAAG AAGTCACAAGCCAGTCATCACAGCCATCCTCAGGACTCCCCTGTCCAGGAGAGACAGATCCTCCCCAGCCTCCCCCTGTGCCTTCACATTCCTCTGTAGATGGCTCCTATATGTCTCCATCTGTGGTGACGCAGCCTCTGCCACTGACCCCGAGTCATTCTCCCCATCCCAACCATGACTCTTCACTGAGTTTAACCTCAAGCCCCATATACGACCCTCCTCCCATCCAACACTCCCCTTGGACAGAGTCTAGTCTCGACCAACCTTACGAGAAGAACAAGAAATCGCGCTCTTCCAGCAAGACAAG CAGTCCAGCCAAATCTGAATTGTTGCCACCGTTGGAGACTTGCTTAGCACAATCTGGTCTGCCACTGCAACTTTCTCATCTGAAGCTGAGCCGCACTCAGTCAAACAGCACACCCTCCACACCAGAGCTGCGTGTACACAGACAGCTCTCCCTCAG GTTGTCCAACCCTGAAGCTGCATTTGAAAGAGACCGTGGTCGCACCAGAGGACCAAGGAGGCGTCTGACTGAATATGGAATAACTTTACCGGAGAGTCCCTCCCCTGCAGCCAGCTATGGAAGCCATGCTAGCTCTGAGGATAGCAACTCGGAACACTCGTTTACATCTTACAACAGCTCCCCCTGTCAGGAGTCTCCCTGTGATTTTCCCAAAAAGCATCATTCTGCATTCCCGCACTCCAGCCCAGTTGGCAGCTATGGACCTCAAGCCCTCCCACACACTGGCTATTACCTTAGTGCCAGACCCCAGTACAGCCCAACTATTCACAGAGCCTTTTGCAACAAAGAAATGCTCTACCCACCTGATCTGGACATGACACACAGCTATTACGCCCAGCGGGCTCCAAGTCCCTCCAACAGATATGACTATTGTTACCAAGACTCTGCCATGTCCCACCAGAGAAGACAGAGGCCTCCTGATATCAGACTCTCCCCCTCTCCAGCTCAATGGGACTATCCACTTTACCACCCGAGCGATCTCCCAAAACATGTGGTGAATGAACAGCTCAAGTCGTGGCACAGACGCAGCCAGCTGAGATCCCCCAGGTCCCATTCTCTGGACAGACAGGGAGCTGTCAGGCTGAAAAACGCATCTTTTCGGGAGTCAACCAACTACCAAAATCCACTGTACCATGAACAG gTCTTCCAAAGAAGGGATCTCCAAAGAGCTGCAGATGACACTAAAAGGCACTGGGTTGGAGAGGATGGATCTCACTTTGCAAGTCAAGtgtaa
- the inavab gene encoding innate immunity activator b isoform X2: MEGNGEISDTDSGIILHSGSDSPTTHTKDVTTHTRAMKLKHQALQDRLELCILELKKVCIREAELTGRLSDDYPLLPGEKPPQIRRRIGAAFKLDAQSFPQGTESHTLVDAELALQMKIYEAARKLCEEDHPSKAVKRSRLQQYKREENKLKQLQEKAFQLRLEHGRSSPLPAFNIAQPDLGTSDDSSLSDSVVQDEEVTSQSSQPSSGLPCPGETDPPQPPPVPSHSSVDGSYMSPSVVTQPLPLTPSHSPHPNHDSSLSLTSSPIYDPPPIQHSPWTESSLDQPYEKNKKSRSSSKTSPAKSELLPPLETCLAQSGLPLQLSHLKLSRTQSNSTPSTPELRVHRQLSLRLSNPEAAFERDRGRTRGPRRRLTEYGITLPESPSPAASYGSHASSEDSNSEHSFTSYNSSPCQESPCDFPKKHHSAFPHSSPVGSYGPQALPHTGYYLSARPQYSPTIHRAFCNKEMLYPPDLDMTHSYYAQRAPSPSNRYDYCYQDSAMSHQRRQRPPDIRLSPSPAQWDYPLYHPSDLPKHVVNEQLKSWHRRSQLRSPRSHSLDRQGAVRLKNASFRESTNYQNPLYHEQVFQRRDLQRAADDTKRHWVGEDGSHFASQV, encoded by the exons ATGGAAGGCAACGGAGAGATCAGTGACACAGATAGTGGCATCATCCTTCACTCag GCTCAGACAGTCCAACAACGCATACAAAAGATGTGACCACACATACACGGGCCATGAAGCTCAAACACCAGGCTCTCCAAGACCGGCTGGAGCTCTGCATTCTGGAGCTAAAGAAAGTTTGCATCCGAGAAGCT GAGTTGACAGGGCGACTTTCAGATGATTACCCTCTGCTGCCAGGAGAGAAACCTCCACAGATTCGCAGACGCATTGGCGCTGCTTTTAAACTGGATGCACAAAGTTTCCCTCAAGGAACAGAG TCACACACTCTAGTTGATGCCGAGTTGGCGCTTCAGATGAAAATATACGAGGCAGCCAGGAAGCTCTGCGAGGAGGATCACCCGAGTAAGGCTGTTAAGAGGAGTCGTTTACAGCAGTacaagagagaagagaataaaCTCAAACAGCTACAAGAGAAGGCCTTTCAGCTGCGACTGGAGCATGGCCGCTCATCACCACTCCCTGCTTTTAATATTGCACAACCAG atcttGGCACATCTGATGACAGTTCTCTGTCTGATTCTGTAGTGCAAGATGAAG AAGTCACAAGCCAGTCATCACAGCCATCCTCAGGACTCCCCTGTCCAGGAGAGACAGATCCTCCCCAGCCTCCCCCTGTGCCTTCACATTCCTCTGTAGATGGCTCCTATATGTCTCCATCTGTGGTGACGCAGCCTCTGCCACTGACCCCGAGTCATTCTCCCCATCCCAACCATGACTCTTCACTGAGTTTAACCTCAAGCCCCATATACGACCCTCCTCCCATCCAACACTCCCCTTGGACAGAGTCTAGTCTCGACCAACCTTACGAGAAGAACAAGAAATCGCGCTCTTCCAGCAAGACAAG TCCAGCCAAATCTGAATTGTTGCCACCGTTGGAGACTTGCTTAGCACAATCTGGTCTGCCACTGCAACTTTCTCATCTGAAGCTGAGCCGCACTCAGTCAAACAGCACACCCTCCACACCAGAGCTGCGTGTACACAGACAGCTCTCCCTCAG GTTGTCCAACCCTGAAGCTGCATTTGAAAGAGACCGTGGTCGCACCAGAGGACCAAGGAGGCGTCTGACTGAATATGGAATAACTTTACCGGAGAGTCCCTCCCCTGCAGCCAGCTATGGAAGCCATGCTAGCTCTGAGGATAGCAACTCGGAACACTCGTTTACATCTTACAACAGCTCCCCCTGTCAGGAGTCTCCCTGTGATTTTCCCAAAAAGCATCATTCTGCATTCCCGCACTCCAGCCCAGTTGGCAGCTATGGACCTCAAGCCCTCCCACACACTGGCTATTACCTTAGTGCCAGACCCCAGTACAGCCCAACTATTCACAGAGCCTTTTGCAACAAAGAAATGCTCTACCCACCTGATCTGGACATGACACACAGCTATTACGCCCAGCGGGCTCCAAGTCCCTCCAACAGATATGACTATTGTTACCAAGACTCTGCCATGTCCCACCAGAGAAGACAGAGGCCTCCTGATATCAGACTCTCCCCCTCTCCAGCTCAATGGGACTATCCACTTTACCACCCGAGCGATCTCCCAAAACATGTGGTGAATGAACAGCTCAAGTCGTGGCACAGACGCAGCCAGCTGAGATCCCCCAGGTCCCATTCTCTGGACAGACAGGGAGCTGTCAGGCTGAAAAACGCATCTTTTCGGGAGTCAACCAACTACCAAAATCCACTGTACCATGAACAG gTCTTCCAAAGAAGGGATCTCCAAAGAGCTGCAGATGACACTAAAAGGCACTGGGTTGGAGAGGATGGATCTCACTTTGCAAGTCAAGtgtaa